In Nicotiana tabacum cultivar K326 chromosome 11, ASM71507v2, whole genome shotgun sequence, a single window of DNA contains:
- the LOC107819796 gene encoding mitochondrial pyruvate carrier 4, producing the protein MATSKLQALWNHPAGPKTIHFWAPTFKWGISIANIADFAKPPEKISLPQQIAVTATGLIWSRYSLVITPKNWNLFSVNVAMAGTGIYQLSRKIRHDYFNEEEQPVVAKEG; encoded by the exons ATGGCGACTTCAAAACTCCAGGCTCTATGGAATCACCCTGCTGGCCCAAAAACCA TTCATTTCTGGGCACCAACCTTCAAGTGGGGCATCAGCATAGCAAATATTGCTGACTTTGCTAAACCtcctgaaaagatttcattaccCCAGCAAATAG CTGTTACAGCAACTGGACTTATCTGGTCTCGCTATAGTTTGGTAATTACTCCG AAAAACTGGAACCTCTTTAGTGTAAATGTGGCAATGGCTGGAACAGGCATATATCAACTTTCACGAAAAATTCG GCATGATTATTTTAACGAGGAGGAGCAACCTGTGGTAGCTAAAGAAGGATGA